The following coding sequences lie in one Bacteroides helcogenes P 36-108 genomic window:
- the rpsO gene encoding 30S ribosomal protein S15: MYLDAAKKQEIFGKHGKSNSDTGSAESQIALFSYRIARLTEHMKLNRKDYSTERALTMLVGKRRSLLTYLYNRDINRYRNIIKELGLRK, from the coding sequence ATGTATTTAGACGCTGCTAAAAAGCAAGAAATCTTCGGCAAACACGGGAAGTCTAACTCTGATACTGGCTCGGCTGAGTCTCAGATAGCTTTGTTTTCCTACCGTATTGCCCGTCTGACTGAGCACATGAAGCTCAACAGAAAGGATTATAGTACTGAAAGAGCCCTGACCATGTTGGTAGGCAAACGCCGTTCGCTGTTGACTTACTTGTACAACCGCGACATCAACCGCTACCGTAACATCATTAAGGAACTCGGCCTGCGTAAGTAA
- a CDS encoding carboxymuconolactone decarboxylase family protein, whose amino-acid sequence MKTMNKLMAAAFLTAAACHPANAQQNMENVLNPRQQNMAAIACLEAKGDLENLSKAIHAGLDEGLEVNEIKEALSQLYAYTGFPRSLNGLGTLRQVLAERREKGVEDREGKDADSLPADYDALKNGTAVQTRLTGAAFDYTFAPATDYYLKAHLFGDIFARNNLTFADRELVTVSALSGLRGVEPQLKAHIHGAKNMGMTDAEIHSIPAALRQKVGEAEAYRAEKAIAEVYGEELSGGEPIEPVFPRGEPNAAYAKYFIGNSYLATLATGEGRLPVANVTFEPRCRNNWHIHHGGGQILVCVAGRGWYQEWGKPARKLRPGDVVDIPAEVKHWHGAAADSWFQHIAIGVPAEGASAEWLEAVTDEEYDGLQG is encoded by the coding sequence ATGAAGACAATGAACAAACTGATGGCAGCGGCCTTTCTGACGGCAGCAGCTTGCCATCCTGCTAATGCACAACAGAATATGGAAAATGTATTGAACCCACGGCAGCAGAACATGGCTGCCATTGCTTGCCTGGAAGCAAAAGGCGACTTGGAGAACCTTTCCAAAGCCATCCATGCAGGTCTGGACGAAGGTCTGGAAGTCAACGAGATTAAGGAAGCGCTTTCGCAACTCTATGCCTATACCGGTTTTCCCCGAAGCCTTAACGGATTGGGCACTCTCCGGCAGGTGCTTGCCGAGCGCAGGGAGAAAGGCGTTGAAGACAGGGAAGGCAAGGATGCCGATTCGTTGCCCGCAGATTATGATGCCTTGAAGAACGGCACTGCCGTGCAGACCCGGCTCACAGGTGCAGCCTTTGACTATACCTTTGCTCCGGCCACGGACTATTACTTGAAAGCCCATCTTTTTGGTGACATCTTTGCACGAAACAATCTTACTTTTGCTGATCGTGAACTGGTTACAGTCAGTGCATTGTCCGGGCTCAGGGGAGTGGAGCCTCAGTTGAAGGCACATATACACGGCGCTAAAAACATGGGGATGACGGATGCGGAGATACATTCCATCCCTGCCGCATTGAGGCAGAAGGTAGGCGAGGCAGAGGCCTACCGGGCCGAAAAAGCCATTGCCGAGGTGTATGGTGAGGAACTGTCCGGAGGTGAGCCCATAGAGCCCGTATTTCCGAGAGGTGAGCCGAATGCAGCTTATGCCAAGTATTTCATAGGGAACAGCTATCTGGCTACTCTGGCAACGGGCGAAGGCAGACTGCCGGTAGCCAATGTGACCTTTGAGCCCCGTTGCCGCAACAACTGGCACATCCATCATGGAGGCGGGCAAATCCTTGTCTGCGTGGCGGGCAGAGGATGGTATCAGGAGTGGGGGAAGCCTGCCCGTAAGTTGCGTCCCGGTGATGTGGTGGATATTCCGGCCGAAGTGAAGCACTGGCACGGCGCGGCTGCCGACAGTTGGTTTCAGCACATAGCCATCGGCGTTCCGGCTGAGGGAGCAAGTGCAGAGTGGCTTGAAGCGGTGACGGACGAGGAATATGACGGATTGCAAGGTTAG